From Egicoccus sp. AB-alg2:
ACTGGACGGTGAGGGTCAGATCAGCTGCGGCCTGGCGGGTGCCGACCTCGACCCCGACCCCGGCCGTCCGGTGCTCGTCACCGCGGATGCGGCCGACCACGTCCGCGATCGCGCCGCTCACCGCGCCGCCGAGCGACGCCACACCATTGACCTCCCGGGCGGCGATCGCGACGATCTTGGCGACGACGTTGTCGTCGATGGTCGTCGTACCCCGGTCCCCTTCGTGGCGCGCCACCTCGGTCGACGGGCCGCCTCGTCGCTCGGTGCTCGACGGCTCTGCTGCGGCGGGCGTACTGCTCATGGGCTGCTCCTTCGTCCGATGACTCCGCTGCATGGGCGTCTGGGCGGGTCGACCGGGAGCGACCAGCA
This genomic window contains:
- a CDS encoding Asp23/Gls24 family envelope stress response protein, whose amino-acid sequence is MSSTPAAAEPSSTERRGGPSTEVARHEGDRGTTTIDDNVVAKIVAIAAREVNGVASLGGAVSGAIADVVGRIRGDEHRTAGVGVEVGTRQAAADLTLTVQYPATIQEVASSVRQNVIDRVEELTGLEVVEVNIAVTDLRFGDEDDEGAEEERRVE